One Armatimonadota bacterium genomic window carries:
- a CDS encoding DUF86 domain-containing protein yields the protein MLLSDLQKLMPTANSLPHLAGIYDGLAEAIEYSRAGKDHFLTSRENQAAIMYRLLCAGESAKQFCDENLTAKRPRGTRRIEQANPDVSKVGLTEADWEQLFEIRDHLAHELQTLDKERVWSLVEKKSIIYRDSVFEALKHCSSGWLSSPPNSTGQGDSVARAKRDLNDDFMTQVRNIMSQFNTPASFIADRAVDSMFSEIRQQIRDVSRAYLDQINEDIRRSCKQ from the coding sequence ATGCTGCTGAGTGACCTCCAAAAATTGATGCCCACCGCCAATAGTCTTCCTCATCTAGCCGGGATTTACGACGGTCTCGCTGAGGCGATTGAGTATTCACGAGCAGGAAAAGACCATTTCTTAACTTCTCGTGAAAACCAAGCTGCGATTATGTACCGTCTGCTTTGCGCTGGTGAATCTGCCAAACAATTCTGCGACGAGAATCTGACGGCAAAGCGTCCTCGTGGAACAAGAAGGATTGAACAAGCTAATCCTGATGTTTCAAAGGTCGGACTGACTGAAGCCGATTGGGAGCAACTCTTCGAAATTCGCGACCACCTCGCTCATGAACTTCAGACTCTAGACAAGGAGCGAGTTTGGTCCCTGGTGGAAAAGAAGAGCATTATCTATCGTGATTCAGTGTTCGAAGCCTTAAAGCATTGTTCTTCCGGATGGCTCTCCTCGCCACCTAACTCAACTGGCCAAGGCGACTCGGTCGCAAGAGCCAAACGGGACTTGAACGATGATTTCATGACACAAGTTCGCAATATCATGTCCCAGTTCAATACGCCCGCGAGCTTCATTGCCGACCGGGCAGTTGATTCTATGTTTTCAGAAATTCGTCAGCAAATCAGAGATGTTTCTCGAGCATATTTGGATCAGATCAACGAGGACATCCGGAGAAGCTGCAAGCAATGA
- a CDS encoding N-6 DNA methylase, with translation MKEHLTVPQMEQWLWDAACAIRGGTDAPKFKDFILPLVFYKRLSDVFDDEFQEQREIWGEEEAYKVVEEDHSDALKSGRAPLVRFYIPSHCTWRHLRNHAADGTLGQFVTDCMREVARLNAPLDGVLNVVDYAATQAGHRILDDHRLEALIEVLSRHAIGLDETSPDVLGHAYEYLLRKFAEGQGQSAGEFFTPMEVGHMMGLILDPKPQSTIYDPTMGSAGLLIKAVDAYKEKHGSKGLPRLNGQELNPTTWAMAMMNAILHGYEGQRFLTGDTFRNPRHSTAGGGLMQFDRVIANPMWNQKGYPEEFFENDSYQRFKLGYPPSSSADWAWAQHMVASLNDTGIAAMVIDTGAASRGSGGDSNNKEKTVRAAFIEKDLIEAVILLPENLFYNTTAAGLVMVFRRGKPETRRNQVLVINASTLFVKGRPKNIFTDEGVSAVAEVYHAWEEREKFSRILSSEEICGNDYNLSPSAYIQVGDKATHRDLADILVDLGEARLARENADRELESILNKLGLGGLHAAE, from the coding sequence ATGAAAGAGCATTTAACCGTCCCCCAAATGGAGCAATGGCTTTGGGACGCTGCGTGCGCTATACGAGGCGGCACCGACGCGCCAAAGTTCAAAGATTTCATTTTGCCCCTGGTCTTCTACAAGAGACTCAGCGATGTTTTCGACGACGAGTTCCAAGAGCAACGAGAGATCTGGGGAGAAGAAGAAGCGTACAAAGTAGTTGAGGAAGACCATTCCGATGCCCTGAAATCGGGCCGAGCTCCACTCGTTCGCTTTTACATTCCCTCTCACTGCACTTGGAGGCATCTTCGTAATCATGCAGCCGATGGAACGCTTGGCCAGTTTGTGACCGATTGCATGCGCGAGGTCGCTCGTCTCAATGCTCCTCTTGATGGCGTGTTGAACGTGGTTGACTACGCCGCCACACAAGCCGGCCATCGAATTCTGGACGATCACCGCCTCGAGGCTCTCATTGAAGTTCTGAGTCGCCATGCGATCGGACTCGATGAGACGAGCCCAGATGTTCTTGGCCATGCGTACGAATATTTACTTAGAAAATTTGCGGAAGGTCAAGGGCAAAGCGCAGGCGAGTTCTTCACACCCATGGAAGTGGGCCACATGATGGGTTTGATCTTAGACCCTAAACCCCAGAGCACAATTTATGATCCAACGATGGGTTCGGCAGGTCTTCTGATCAAGGCGGTAGATGCTTATAAAGAAAAACATGGATCAAAGGGGCTCCCTCGGCTCAACGGCCAGGAACTTAATCCGACCACTTGGGCTATGGCCATGATGAACGCCATCCTCCACGGTTATGAGGGTCAACGGTTCCTTACAGGGGACACTTTCCGAAATCCGCGGCACTCGACGGCGGGCGGAGGCCTCATGCAGTTCGACCGGGTCATTGCTAATCCAATGTGGAATCAGAAGGGCTATCCAGAGGAGTTTTTCGAGAACGACTCGTACCAGCGGTTTAAGCTCGGATATCCGCCAAGTAGCAGTGCGGACTGGGCATGGGCTCAGCACATGGTGGCGAGCTTAAACGACACAGGTATTGCGGCCATGGTTATCGATACTGGAGCGGCCTCTCGAGGCTCTGGTGGTGATAGCAACAATAAAGAAAAGACTGTTCGAGCTGCTTTCATCGAGAAGGATCTGATTGAAGCGGTCATCCTTCTGCCAGAGAACCTGTTTTACAACACCACGGCTGCTGGTCTGGTGATGGTCTTCCGGAGAGGCAAACCAGAAACAAGAAGGAACCAGGTTCTGGTGATCAACGCCAGCACGCTGTTCGTGAAGGGGCGTCCGAAAAACATCTTCACTGACGAGGGCGTATCGGCGGTAGCCGAGGTCTACCATGCGTGGGAAGAGCGGGAGAAGTTTAGTCGCATTCTCTCTAGCGAAGAAATTTGTGGCAATGACTACAACTTATCTCCATCGGCCTACATCCAAGTCGGCGATAAGGCTACGCATCGAGACCTGGCCGACATTCTCGTCGATCTAGGAGAAGCTCGTCTAGCACGAGAAAATGCGGATCGGGAACTTGAATCTATTCTGAATAAGTTGGGACTCGGAGGACTTCATGCTGCTGAGTGA
- a CDS encoding zinc-ribbon domain-containing protein — MNIGMITYRDHFRYNESVMLMVCSSCGSQISEAAVKCPKCGHPNQVHESRNRLRSGLTMFGLGILMCGAAIFLLIADSNSRGMSIYPERLFPTSANVGPMQLLFTPGLLLILFGLGRTLVSLAKRSH; from the coding sequence ATGAATATTGGGATGATCACATATCGTGATCATTTTAGATACAATGAGAGTGTAATGCTGATGGTTTGCAGTTCGTGCGGAAGCCAAATCTCTGAAGCCGCGGTCAAATGTCCCAAGTGTGGACATCCGAATCAAGTCCATGAGTCTCGAAATCGACTTCGTAGTGGACTCACAATGTTTGGACTTGGAATTCTCATGTGCGGTGCAGCAATATTTTTGCTAATCGCTGATTCGAATTCTCGCGGCATGTCGATTTACCCGGAGCGTCTCTTCCCGACTTCCGCCAATGTTGGGCCCATGCAGCTACTCTTCACCCCGGGACTACTTTTGATTCTGTTCGGCCTTGGCCGCACCCTAGTAAGTCTGGCAAAAAGATCTCACTAG
- a CDS encoding helix-turn-helix domain-containing protein: MTEEENRLRLGIAKIREESRVSQRQLSELLGLHPMTIGKIERGERAISVIELIRIAEVLQKSPADLIRLAVFEG, from the coding sequence TTGACCGAGGAAGAGAATCGCCTCCGGCTTGGCATAGCAAAAATTCGAGAGGAAAGTCGAGTCTCCCAGCGTCAATTATCCGAGCTTCTGGGCCTTCATCCGATGACTATTGGAAAGATCGAAAGAGGTGAACGAGCCATATCCGTTATCGAGCTGATAAGAATTGCTGAGGTCTTGCAAAAGTCGCCTGCCGACCTTATAAGACTTGCTGTCTTCGAAGGCTAA
- a CDS encoding helix-turn-helix domain-containing protein, whose protein sequence is MNEIESPQLDVIPAKALLSVPEVATVLGLGRTVTYRLVLEGTIPSCKVPGTRCRRIPREGLIAWIKTLG, encoded by the coding sequence ATGAACGAAATCGAATCTCCACAACTCGACGTGATCCCAGCCAAAGCTCTGCTTTCTGTCCCTGAAGTGGCAACTGTTCTGGGGCTGGGACGAACTGTCACTTACCGCCTTGTCTTGGAGGGCACGATTCCTTCGTGCAAAGTTCCAGGCACGCGATGTCGGCGTATACCTCGCGAGGGTTTGATTGCATGGATAAAGACCTTGGGATGA
- a CDS encoding tyrosine-type recombinase/integrase: MASKRRADGYSVSQRSDGRWMARVSMGYVDGKLARKSFYAKTRAEAVSLAQDFLHAFKKGGFAPVSKDCTVGEWLDKWLEVFVTTPPLAPKTVKSYKEQVNNHLKPGLGRITLRKLTGQEVQKFMTTKLHEGLSSTSVNGIHRVLRASLSQAQRERLVADNVAKFTKPPRVETRSETFFTQPELRKLFAITEGHHLRNLILLAPYTGMRIGELTGLRWTDVDFKANTITVRNQLQWVDGKPVLLPPKSKSSKRILPLDEDVMKLLADQKMIFSINGFENKMDLVFVSSKGHPLDPKLANKHLKDLCEKAEIRQLSFHSFRHTAATLMLSAGEEASEVMNFLGHSQIALTVNTYGGVMREAQRRASSRLKRAINEGVE, translated from the coding sequence ATGGCAAGTAAGAGAAGAGCGGACGGATACAGCGTCTCCCAACGATCCGACGGCCGATGGATGGCTCGAGTTTCGATGGGCTATGTTGATGGAAAGCTAGCTCGGAAGAGCTTCTATGCAAAGACCAGAGCCGAAGCTGTTTCCCTTGCACAAGACTTCCTCCACGCTTTCAAAAAGGGAGGCTTTGCGCCTGTCTCCAAAGATTGCACGGTTGGAGAATGGCTGGATAAGTGGCTCGAAGTCTTTGTGACAACTCCACCTCTCGCCCCCAAGACAGTGAAATCGTATAAGGAGCAAGTCAACAACCACCTTAAGCCTGGACTTGGCCGGATCACTCTCCGCAAGCTAACGGGGCAGGAAGTTCAGAAGTTCATGACGACCAAGCTTCACGAAGGCCTCTCGAGTACATCAGTAAATGGGATTCATCGAGTTCTGCGCGCTTCCCTTTCTCAGGCTCAGCGAGAGCGGTTAGTTGCAGACAACGTTGCAAAGTTTACGAAGCCTCCAAGAGTCGAGACTCGGTCGGAAACCTTCTTCACACAGCCAGAATTGCGCAAACTGTTTGCGATCACCGAAGGTCATCACCTACGAAATCTAATCCTGTTGGCTCCATACACGGGCATGCGGATAGGTGAACTCACAGGACTCAGGTGGACAGATGTCGACTTCAAAGCAAATACCATCACCGTGCGCAATCAACTCCAATGGGTGGATGGAAAGCCGGTGTTGCTTCCCCCAAAGAGCAAGTCAAGCAAAAGAATCTTGCCCCTCGATGAGGATGTTATGAAGCTCCTTGCGGACCAAAAAATGATCTTCTCGATCAATGGATTCGAAAACAAGATGGACCTGGTCTTTGTAAGTTCGAAAGGTCATCCTCTAGATCCAAAGCTTGCAAACAAACACCTCAAGGACCTTTGCGAAAAGGCGGAAATACGGCAGCTGAGCTTCCATAGCTTCCGGCATACGGCGGCCACGCTTATGCTATCAGCCGGAGAAGAAGCGTCCGAGGTTATGAACTTCTTGGGGCACAGTCAAATCGCTTTGACGGTGAACACGTACGGTGGCGTCATGAGAGAGGCTCAACGCCGCGCATCAAGTCGACTCAAAAGGGCCATCAACGAAGGGGTTGAGTGA
- a CDS encoding type II secretion system protein GspE: MILNESLNRRRILGRLGERLLAEGAIADETLRQALELQQSSGGFLGELLVSLGAITPSQLRGHLEEITGFPFVDISEVDIDRDLSTQLPEHFVVSNLVLPFREKNGSIHVAMADPLNLSLVDEIRASLGRPVVPYLALTQDLEFAIKRAFDVRQKTRSVLDEIQIDRGVQTSQIDELIDQVEEAPLVRLVSSVLLAASSAGASDIHVEPQEGNVRVRFRVDGVLYDQMTIPTSHLAAFVSRLKVMSGLNIAERRRPQDGRFTIKDDLDNRFDVRLSIMPTVYGEKACMRLLEKSNSIAKMDKLGFMSDQKAKFEQFVRRPHGLVLVTGPTGSGKSTTLYTALQSINDSSKNINTIEDPVEYKIAGINQMQVDVKTGVTFATGLRTLVRQDPDVILVGEIRDRDTAEIAIQAALTGHLVLSTLHTNDAPSALVRLQNMGIEPFLISSAVIGVVGQRLLRVLCPYCRETYTPTIDEMMSAQLPIGSGESMPHLANPVGCRRCDNRGSRGRTAAMEIFGMTDEMRKLVLKEASANELYDLARREGMVTMREAAINKALDLQVSLSELHRVFSQED, from the coding sequence TTGATACTTAATGAATCTCTGAATCGGAGACGGATTCTTGGCAGACTCGGCGAGCGTCTGCTAGCCGAAGGCGCGATCGCGGACGAGACTCTGCGGCAGGCTTTGGAACTTCAGCAGAGCAGTGGCGGCTTTCTCGGCGAACTGCTGGTTTCGCTTGGCGCCATCACTCCCAGCCAACTTCGCGGACACCTGGAAGAGATCACCGGTTTTCCTTTCGTGGACATCTCGGAGGTCGATATCGACCGAGACCTTTCCACCCAGCTTCCCGAGCATTTTGTGGTTTCGAACCTCGTCCTTCCATTTCGAGAAAAGAATGGCAGTATTCACGTAGCGATGGCCGATCCGCTCAACCTTTCGCTGGTTGACGAGATTCGAGCGTCCTTGGGACGACCAGTCGTGCCATATTTGGCACTTACGCAAGACCTCGAGTTTGCGATCAAGCGGGCGTTCGACGTCCGACAAAAGACGCGATCGGTCCTCGACGAAATCCAAATCGACCGCGGAGTCCAAACGAGCCAAATCGACGAATTGATCGATCAGGTGGAGGAAGCTCCCCTAGTCCGCTTGGTTTCGAGCGTTCTGCTAGCCGCTTCTAGTGCGGGCGCTAGCGACATCCATGTCGAGCCTCAGGAAGGCAATGTCCGGGTGCGGTTTCGAGTCGATGGTGTTCTTTACGACCAGATGACGATCCCCACAAGTCACCTGGCGGCCTTTGTTTCGCGACTGAAGGTCATGTCCGGGCTGAACATCGCCGAGAGACGACGACCTCAGGACGGAAGATTTACCATCAAGGATGACTTGGACAATCGGTTCGATGTTCGCCTTAGCATTATGCCTACCGTTTACGGCGAGAAGGCGTGTATGCGGTTGCTGGAAAAGTCGAACTCCATCGCCAAGATGGACAAGCTCGGCTTTATGTCGGACCAAAAGGCCAAGTTTGAGCAGTTCGTTCGTCGGCCACATGGCCTCGTGCTGGTTACCGGGCCGACGGGATCGGGTAAATCGACCACGCTTTATACGGCGCTGCAGAGCATCAACGATTCCAGCAAGAACATCAACACGATCGAGGATCCGGTCGAATACAAAATTGCCGGAATCAACCAGATGCAGGTGGACGTCAAGACGGGCGTCACCTTTGCGACTGGCTTGCGAACGCTGGTGCGCCAAGACCCCGACGTGATTCTGGTTGGAGAAATCCGCGACCGTGACACAGCGGAGATCGCTATCCAAGCGGCCCTAACGGGACACCTGGTGCTGAGCACTCTGCACACGAATGACGCGCCCAGCGCGCTCGTTCGCCTTCAGAACATGGGGATCGAGCCGTTCCTCATCAGTTCGGCGGTAATCGGCGTAGTGGGCCAACGCCTGTTGAGAGTTTTGTGTCCCTATTGCCGAGAGACCTACACGCCTACCATCGACGAAATGATGTCGGCTCAGCTTCCGATTGGATCGGGAGAATCGATGCCTCATTTGGCGAACCCAGTCGGGTGCCGTCGGTGCGATAACCGTGGTAGTCGAGGCCGAACCGCAGCAATGGAAATCTTTGGAATGACCGATGAGATGCGAAAGTTAGTTCTTAAGGAAGCATCGGCAAATGAGCTATACGATCTGGCGCGTCGAGAAGGTATGGTAACGATGCGAGAAGCCGCGATCAATAAGGCACTTGACTTGCAAGTGTCGCTGTCGGAACTTCATCGCGTGTTTTCACAAGAGGATTAA
- a CDS encoding prepilin-type N-terminal cleavage/methylation domain-containing protein: MKKSIKKGFTLIELLVVVLILGIITAVALPAYMSSIKDARTKTAVTNARIIATAAQQIAVRTGAYPADFTDATFLADLGGAIPTNPCTGTALAADWGYVPTATSATITPVATNCNAITAITVKINP, from the coding sequence ATGAAAAAGTCTATTAAGAAGGGGTTCACGCTTATTGAGCTTCTGGTCGTCGTTTTAATCCTGGGTATCATCACCGCGGTCGCTTTGCCGGCCTACATGAGCTCCATCAAGGATGCTCGAACGAAGACTGCCGTCACCAACGCTCGGATCATCGCAACTGCGGCTCAGCAGATTGCTGTTCGAACCGGCGCTTACCCGGCTGACTTCACGGACGCTACGTTCCTTGCCGATCTTGGTGGAGCCATTCCTACCAATCCGTGCACGGGAACTGCACTTGCCGCTGACTGGGGCTACGTTCCGACCGCAACGTCGGCTACGATCACTCCGGTTGCGACCAACTGCAACGCGATCACCGCAATCACCGTCAAGATCAATCCTTAA